In Cataglyphis hispanica isolate Lineage 1 chromosome 22, ULB_Chis1_1.0, whole genome shotgun sequence, a single window of DNA contains:
- the LOC126857624 gene encoding lipid storage droplets surface-binding protein 2-like produces MTIMETELLDQFYRIQAVDRARKIPSVNYLWDKSTEVYERVKGTNTFLNWAFHTVESVVNTMIEKSLPVARLMEKPIYTLDKTLCQGIDFVEVNLPIIKEEPKQILDRTKSIVSKRLRPAVKTFTDLKQETKQRVRVMTLLTYYKVHYLRVYSWQQADKVMSTETGINILKTVDNTTDFAEIMLDKYLPPSEEEIHINTEKLCSEHVKLHHTMERLYEFSNRAWRRIYYAMMERLQHMYKIEILILVLHVLVVIQAIKFLESIVNLIFKLFSDCIFSY; encoded by the exons ATGACAATCATGGAAACAGAACTCCTAGATCAATTTTACCGAATTCAAGCTGTCGATCGTGCACGTAAAATACCCAGTGTGAATTATTTATGGGATAAATCTACGGAGGTGTACGAACGTGTAAAAGGCACAAACACATTTTTGAACTGGGCCTTTCACACTGTTGAAAGTGTGGTGAATACaatgatagaaaaatcttTGCCAGTCGCTAGATTGATGGAGAAACCAATTTATACCCTGGATAAAACATTATGCCAGGGCATTGATTTTGTTGAAGTAAATCTTCctataattaaagaagaacCTAAacag ATTTTAGATCGCACCAAATCTATCGTATCCAAACGTCTTCGTCCCGCAGTTAAAACTTTTACCGATCTAAAGCAAGAAACCAAGCAAAGAGTGAGAGTTATGACTTTACTTACGTATTACAAAGTCCATTATTTACGCGTTTATAGTTGGCAACAAGCGGACAAAGTCATGTCAACTGAAACaggtatcaatattttaaagactGTCGATAACACGACTGATTTTGCTGAAATTATGCTTGACAAGTACTTACCTCCATCAGAAGAAGAAATTCACATTAATAcag agaAATTATGTAGCGAACACGTTAAGCTTCATCACACAATGGAAAGACTATACGAATTTAGTAACCGAGCTTGGCGACGTATTTACTATGCAATGATGGAAAGACTGCAGCATATGTATAAGATAGAGATACTCATTTTGGTATTACACGTGCTTGTGGTCATCCAAGCAATCAAGTTCTTGGAATCAATTgtgaatttgatatttaaattattcagcgattgcattttttcatattag
- the LOC126857621 gene encoding lipid storage droplets surface-binding protein 2-like isoform X1, with protein sequence MYYAHNLMMKRMADSNKSTPNSASNPRLEVIDRVKNIPVVHSAIEKTGSTYAYVKDSHHLVNWALSFAEAGLHYATATAVPLTAPLAKKFEGQISAVDQKLCQGLDIVEEKVPIVKKPPQQIYDAAKAVMSSSLQPTIDKLNAAKESATQQASTLKEISIAKANELLNTQCGTIAVQGIDNTSCLVNRLLDYYFPPVEEEEDAPTPISADENKVLHAVQTIGQLSTKTANRVYHSVAAQLRTVKKEDVATYISSVVSILHLTHFLNSGQKETDDNQADSPTEKKDEEKK encoded by the exons ATGTACTACGCGCATAATCTCATGATGA AGAGAATGGCGGATTCAAATAAATCAACGCCAAATTCCGCGAGCAATCCTCGTCTTGAGGTAATAGACcgagtaaaaaatattccggTAGTTCATTCGGCGATCGAGAAGACGGGCTCTACGTATGCTTACGTTAAGGATTCCCATCATTTGGTAAATTGGGCGCTGAGCTTTGCCGAAGCAGGATTGCATTATGCAACCGCCACGGCGGTGCCGCTTACGGCTCCTTTGGCCAAGAAATTCGAAGGCCAAATCAGTGCTGTCGACCAGAAGCTATGCCAAGGGTTAGACATTGTCGAAGAAAAAGTTCCAATCGTAAAGAAACCACCTCAGCAG ATTTACGACGCGGCTAAAGCGGTTATGAGCAGCTCCTTGCAGCCAACCATTGACAAATTGAACGCGGCAAAAGAATCAGCCACGCAACAGGCATCTACGCTGAAGGAGATCAGTATAGCTAAGGCGAACGAGCTTCTAAATACACAATGCGGTACCATAGCTGTACAAGGCATTGACAACACCAGTTGTCTTGTTAATCGtctattagattattattttccgcctgtagaagaagaggaagatgcGCCAA CTCCAATCTCAGCAGACGAGAATAAAGTGCTTCACGCGGTGCAAACAATCGGTCAACTGTCGACAAAAACTGCTAATCGCGTTTATCATTCCGTTGCTGCGCAGTTGAGGACAGTGAAGAAGGAAGATGTGGCGACATACATATCCAGCGTAGTATCTATTCTTCATCTcacgcattttttaaattctggtCAAAAGGAGACGGATGACAACCAGGCAGATAGCccaacagaaaaaaaagatgaggaAAAGAAATAA
- the LOC126857621 gene encoding lipid storage droplets surface-binding protein 2-like isoform X2: MADSNKSTPNSASNPRLEVIDRVKNIPVVHSAIEKTGSTYAYVKDSHHLVNWALSFAEAGLHYATATAVPLTAPLAKKFEGQISAVDQKLCQGLDIVEEKVPIVKKPPQQIYDAAKAVMSSSLQPTIDKLNAAKESATQQASTLKEISIAKANELLNTQCGTIAVQGIDNTSCLVNRLLDYYFPPVEEEEDAPTPISADENKVLHAVQTIGQLSTKTANRVYHSVAAQLRTVKKEDVATYISSVVSILHLTHFLNSGQKETDDNQADSPTEKKDEEKK, from the exons ATGGCGGATTCAAATAAATCAACGCCAAATTCCGCGAGCAATCCTCGTCTTGAGGTAATAGACcgagtaaaaaatattccggTAGTTCATTCGGCGATCGAGAAGACGGGCTCTACGTATGCTTACGTTAAGGATTCCCATCATTTGGTAAATTGGGCGCTGAGCTTTGCCGAAGCAGGATTGCATTATGCAACCGCCACGGCGGTGCCGCTTACGGCTCCTTTGGCCAAGAAATTCGAAGGCCAAATCAGTGCTGTCGACCAGAAGCTATGCCAAGGGTTAGACATTGTCGAAGAAAAAGTTCCAATCGTAAAGAAACCACCTCAGCAG ATTTACGACGCGGCTAAAGCGGTTATGAGCAGCTCCTTGCAGCCAACCATTGACAAATTGAACGCGGCAAAAGAATCAGCCACGCAACAGGCATCTACGCTGAAGGAGATCAGTATAGCTAAGGCGAACGAGCTTCTAAATACACAATGCGGTACCATAGCTGTACAAGGCATTGACAACACCAGTTGTCTTGTTAATCGtctattagattattattttccgcctgtagaagaagaggaagatgcGCCAA CTCCAATCTCAGCAGACGAGAATAAAGTGCTTCACGCGGTGCAAACAATCGGTCAACTGTCGACAAAAACTGCTAATCGCGTTTATCATTCCGTTGCTGCGCAGTTGAGGACAGTGAAGAAGGAAGATGTGGCGACATACATATCCAGCGTAGTATCTATTCTTCATCTcacgcattttttaaattctggtCAAAAGGAGACGGATGACAACCAGGCAGATAGCccaacagaaaaaaaagatgaggaAAAGAAATAA